A genomic region of Raphanus sativus cultivar WK10039 chromosome 6, ASM80110v3, whole genome shotgun sequence contains the following coding sequences:
- the LOC108806726 gene encoding uncharacterized protein LOC108806726 translates to MEATALSSAATIVSSSSSSLSIFSPKKRTHSSFPRIVRLSMKDDKDYDPKSESDSLSLVPLFQNRTLSNDEAMGLVLSAASVRGWTTGSGMEGPSLPAKADVETVSTFPWSLFTKSPRRRMRVAFTCNVCGQRTTRAINPHAYTDGTVFVQCCGCNVFHKLVDNLNLFHEVKYYVSSSSNYQDAKWDLGGFNLFQMGDDTDDDGGVDGHDDSFPL, encoded by the exons ATGGAAGCTACCGCCCTAAGCTCTGCGGCCACCATCGTCTCTTCCTCATCTTCGTCGCTATCCATCTTCTCTCCGAAGAAGAGAACACACTCATCTTTTCCGAGAATCGTCCGGCTTTCGATGA aGGACGACAAAGATTATGATCCCAAATCCGAATCGGATTCATTGAGCCTCGTTCCTCTATTCCAAAATCGAACTCTCTCGAAT GATGAGGCCATGGGATTGGTCTTGAGCGCCGCGTCCGTCAGAGGCTGGACTACCGGTTCCGGGATGGAGGGGCCGTCTCTTCCGGCCAAGGCCGATGTGGAGACGGTTTCAACATTTCCTTGGTCACTATTCACGAAATCGCCACGTAGGCGTATGCGCGTCGCCTTCACTTGCAACGTTTGTGGACAGAGAACTACACGAGCCATAAATCCACATGCTTACACTGACGGCACCGTCTTCGTGCAG TGCTGCGGATGCAATGTGTTCCATAAGCTGGTGGATAATCTGAACTTGTTTCATGAGGTGAAGTATTATGTGAGCTCTAGTTCCAACTACCAAGATGCAAAGTGGGATCTTGGGGGATTCAATCTCTTCCAGATGGGCGACGATACTGATGATGATGGCGGCGTTGACGGCCACGATGACTCCTTCCCTCTTTAA